A region from the uncultured Draconibacterium sp. genome encodes:
- a CDS encoding DUF4956 domain-containing protein, giving the protein MTNLQVVNISGEPWTDFLIRLVVNIVSLFCLIRFIYYPNNSREKYLFTFFLMGMMIFLIASLLDRVSLDVGLALGLFAIFGIVRYRSPSIDLKEMTYLFLVIGISIINALVAFNVQTLAGLFIANFIIIASALIMENYKPRKYLLKKPLVYQPVNYSVLNDNKSLLNEIREETGIDVVKVEIEKINKAKNEVMVWIYFKENNPQTVKSNNKELNSPNTNAGWEITDTNNYQ; this is encoded by the coding sequence ATGACAAATTTACAAGTGGTAAATATTAGCGGAGAACCCTGGACCGACTTTCTTATCCGCCTGGTGGTAAACATTGTTTCGCTTTTTTGTTTAATCAGGTTTATATATTACCCCAACAACAGCCGCGAAAAATACCTGTTCACTTTTTTCCTGATGGGGATGATGATTTTTTTAATTGCATCGTTACTTGACAGGGTTAGCCTAGATGTTGGACTGGCGCTTGGCTTATTTGCAATTTTTGGTATAGTCAGGTACCGCTCTCCTTCCATCGATTTAAAAGAAATGACTTATTTATTTCTGGTAATCGGTATTTCAATAATTAATGCGCTGGTTGCCTTTAATGTACAAACATTAGCCGGGCTGTTTATTGCCAACTTTATTATTATTGCTTCGGCACTGATTATGGAAAATTACAAGCCCCGAAAATATTTGCTGAAAAAGCCTTTGGTTTATCAACCGGTAAACTATTCGGTTTTAAACGATAACAAAAGTTTACTAAACGAAATAAGGGAAGAAACTGGAATTGATGTAGTTAAAGTTGAAATTGAAAAAATTAACAAGGCCAAAAACGAGGTAATGGTTTGGATATATTTTAAAGAAAATAACCCGCAAACAGTTAAAAGCAACAACAAGGAGTTAAACTCGCCAAACACAAATGCTGGATGGGAAATTACTGATACCAATAATTACCAGTAA
- a CDS encoding BatD family protein, with product MNKKQKYIYVLLLTFLCAGIIKASAQKIDAFARVSVSPREGVVRQPYKVTINVYSSTWFAAPLQFANLRIDNAFIIPFTRTVSSINYINRKKYATLSFYYLVFPYNTGTLQVPELEISASIPPEGGYKGEPVTIRTNVQTIKIKPVPASKEQKVWMVANNINIKESWSRSLNNLKVGDVVEREIEINAEETLPSLIQPLEIEKPDGISIYPKQADLRDTRNNQNVNGKRIEYYSYLFEEEGEIMIPAEEVLWWNPHTKRIYQRTLAEQKISIAANPELALMESLKDSLLAISAPKLTEVEEKTIRWVTIGVFLLLLIVTIYYGRKLLKLLIQHQKEKYAAYLQSEDYHFKKIVQALKNKTATEFIRALYCWFDKTRQPGYKAAISYYLTSEQKHLLESIITTQEQKITEIQQKDLVKLLTNLRTKVTCSDVEQQEKHKLNPV from the coding sequence ATGAATAAGAAGCAGAAATATATATATGTTTTATTGTTAACCTTTCTTTGCGCAGGAATTATAAAAGCTTCTGCCCAAAAAATAGATGCATTTGCCCGCGTTTCGGTTTCGCCGCGCGAAGGAGTGGTCCGCCAACCCTATAAAGTTACCATCAACGTTTATTCTTCAACCTGGTTTGCTGCCCCATTGCAATTTGCCAATCTTCGCATTGATAATGCTTTTATAATACCTTTTACCCGAACAGTAAGTAGTATTAACTACATCAATAGGAAAAAATACGCAACACTGTCGTTTTATTATCTTGTTTTTCCATACAACACAGGTACGCTACAAGTTCCCGAGTTGGAAATTAGTGCCAGTATTCCGCCTGAGGGTGGCTATAAAGGGGAACCGGTAACTATTCGTACCAACGTTCAAACTATAAAAATTAAACCGGTGCCGGCATCAAAAGAACAAAAGGTTTGGATGGTTGCCAACAATATCAACATTAAAGAAAGCTGGAGCCGTTCGCTAAATAATTTAAAAGTTGGCGATGTGGTCGAACGCGAAATTGAAATTAACGCTGAAGAAACCCTTCCTTCTCTTATTCAGCCCTTGGAAATTGAGAAGCCGGATGGAATAAGTATTTACCCCAAACAGGCCGACTTACGGGATACCCGCAATAACCAGAATGTCAATGGGAAACGTATTGAATACTATTCGTATTTATTTGAAGAAGAAGGTGAAATAATGATTCCGGCTGAAGAAGTGCTTTGGTGGAACCCTCATACAAAAAGGATTTATCAGCGTACACTTGCAGAGCAAAAAATTAGTATTGCAGCAAATCCCGAACTTGCATTAATGGAAAGCCTAAAGGATTCGTTACTGGCAATAAGTGCCCCGAAATTAACAGAAGTAGAAGAAAAAACTATTCGATGGGTAACTATTGGAGTGTTTTTATTGCTTCTTATAGTAACAATTTATTATGGCAGGAAATTGCTAAAACTGCTTATTCAGCACCAAAAAGAAAAATATGCTGCCTACCTACAAAGCGAAGATTACCATTTTAAAAAAATAGTTCAGGCATTAAAAAACAAAACTGCTACTGAATTTATTCGAGCTCTATATTGTTGGTTCGACAAGACCCGTCAGCCGGGCTACAAAGCAGCCATTTCTTATTATTTAACTTCTGAGCAGAAGCATCTTTTAGAATCAATCATAACAACACAGGAACAAAAAATTACAGAAATACAACAAAAAGACTTGGTAAAATTATTAACCAATTTAAGAACAAAAGTTACTTGCTCAGATGTTGAGCAACAAGAAAAACACAAGCTAAACCCTGTTTAA
- a CDS encoding VWA domain-containing protein, translating to MFEYLKDIAHFDAEQFHLLRPEWLWAFIPMLVVAVIIVFTAKEDKKWKKVIAPALRPFMFTKEKRSSLTFPLLAFVLITSIGILALSGPTWSKVEVPGAKSEAVLMIAVDCSLSMMAEDIQPNRLERAKFKIRDLLDANPGARVSLYAYSGTAHTVVPMCSDYRLLTHHLESLSPGIMPVQGTNLQMMMQMADSTLKKVEAPSTLLLVTDVITDDQQNLLEAFVETSKHSLEILTMATSEGAQIPKNAQKQPVTDANGNVVISSLNSNVLFKLQKHDKINIITLTLDNSDMELLAEKVRAKLKFQADEEESEEQWKDMGFVLLILLVLLIPFWFRRGWMIQYGWIPLLFLMSSCGDNTWNDLWYSKDYQGQKLYNAQNFEEAGNTYESAFHRGVAYYKAGNFDAAAQAFSRDSSANSLYNLGLAYTQLGKYNEALSALELAAEKDPENETFQETINETSKTIGIVDSMRNEAGPIELPKKEEKEKEKLNERKAASKDEELSSDTEVDELPEHGNRVTDEVETDQRKAEEMEEVPDDFEAGSGQTPQNVLLRGISADPGEFLKRRFKFQQKKYHSELKEMKERW from the coding sequence ATGTTTGAATACCTAAAAGATATCGCCCATTTTGATGCCGAGCAATTTCATTTGCTACGACCGGAATGGTTGTGGGCTTTTATTCCAATGCTGGTGGTTGCGGTTATTATTGTTTTTACCGCCAAAGAAGATAAAAAGTGGAAAAAGGTAATTGCGCCAGCTCTACGTCCGTTTATGTTTACCAAAGAAAAACGTTCGTCGCTTACTTTTCCCTTACTTGCCTTTGTACTTATTACAAGCATTGGAATACTTGCACTTAGCGGACCAACTTGGAGCAAAGTTGAAGTGCCCGGAGCAAAAAGTGAAGCCGTATTAATGATTGCTGTAGATTGTTCGCTTTCGATGATGGCTGAAGACATTCAGCCCAATAGATTAGAACGTGCTAAGTTTAAAATTCGTGATTTATTGGATGCCAATCCCGGCGCGCGTGTTAGTTTGTATGCCTATTCGGGAACCGCACATACCGTTGTGCCAATGTGTAGCGATTATCGTTTGCTTACCCATCATTTAGAGTCCCTTTCGCCCGGGATTATGCCGGTACAAGGCACCAACCTGCAAATGATGATGCAAATGGCAGATTCGACTTTAAAAAAGGTGGAAGCACCAAGTACTTTATTATTGGTTACCGATGTGATTACCGATGATCAACAAAATTTGCTCGAGGCTTTTGTGGAGACTTCGAAACACAGCCTCGAAATACTAACAATGGCAACCAGCGAAGGTGCACAAATTCCTAAAAATGCTCAAAAACAACCCGTAACTGATGCCAACGGAAATGTGGTTATTTCAAGCCTGAATTCAAATGTGCTTTTTAAGCTTCAAAAACACGATAAGATAAATATTATTACGCTTACGCTTGATAATTCAGATATGGAATTATTAGCAGAAAAAGTAAGAGCAAAGTTGAAATTTCAGGCTGATGAGGAAGAAAGTGAGGAGCAATGGAAAGACATGGGATTTGTCTTGCTAATTCTTTTGGTTTTACTAATTCCGTTTTGGTTTCGTCGGGGCTGGATGATTCAGTATGGCTGGATTCCGCTTTTGTTTTTAATGAGTTCGTGTGGCGATAACACCTGGAATGACCTTTGGTACAGTAAAGATTATCAGGGGCAAAAGCTATACAATGCACAAAACTTCGAAGAAGCCGGTAATACGTACGAATCCGCATTTCACCGGGGAGTGGCCTATTATAAAGCCGGAAATTTTGATGCTGCAGCCCAGGCCTTTTCCCGTGATAGTTCTGCCAACTCGTTGTATAACTTAGGATTGGCCTATACACAATTGGGGAAATACAATGAAGCCTTGAGCGCATTAGAACTTGCCGCAGAGAAAGACCCCGAAAATGAGACTTTTCAAGAAACTATAAATGAAACCAGCAAGACAATCGGTATTGTTGATTCAATGCGAAACGAGGCGGGACCAATTGAACTGCCCAAAAAAGAAGAAAAAGAAAAGGAAAAATTGAATGAAAGAAAAGCAGCATCGAAAGACGAGGAACTGAGCTCGGATACCGAAGTAGATGAACTGCCCGAACACGGCAATCGTGTTACCGACGAAGTGGAAACCGACCAACGAAAAGCAGAAGAAATGGAAGAAGTTCCTGATGACTTTGAAGCAGGAAGTGGGCAAACTCCACAAAATGTTTTGTTGCGTGGAATCTCAGCCGATCCCGGAGAGTTTTTAAAGCGGAGGTTTAAGTTTCAACAAAAAAAGTATCATTCGGAACTAAAAGAAATGAAGGAAAGATGGTAA
- a CDS encoding porin family protein produces the protein MKKTLLIGLFLLFCTVAKSQVLISLLLGDKLNSPNIEFGLEGGLNFTNVHGFDNGSSLGNFNLGFYFDVRMKNKLFLYTGVQGISGLGMADLSAKDLEFLEAEIYEVEGSYDQRIAAFMVPVLANYKFDNHFYLEAGPQVGLIYKGWVEFTSDKNNKDWKIKEYNHKQLNRFNGGLAFGAGYKLLKGEGWTIGVRYYQGLTDVFKHKSGSIHHSLHFKVNIPIGVAKTAEAAD, from the coding sequence ATGAAAAAAACACTATTAATAGGCCTGTTTCTTCTGTTTTGTACTGTTGCCAAATCTCAGGTTTTGATATCCTTATTGCTGGGCGATAAATTAAACTCGCCTAACATAGAATTTGGTTTGGAAGGCGGTTTAAACTTTACCAATGTGCATGGTTTTGACAATGGCAGCAGCCTGGGCAATTTTAACCTCGGTTTTTATTTTGATGTTCGGATGAAAAACAAACTGTTTTTGTATACCGGTGTTCAGGGGATATCGGGACTGGGAATGGCAGATCTATCAGCAAAAGATCTTGAATTTCTTGAAGCTGAAATATATGAGGTGGAAGGAAGTTACGACCAACGGATTGCGGCATTTATGGTTCCTGTATTGGCAAATTATAAATTTGATAACCATTTTTACCTGGAAGCGGGGCCGCAGGTTGGACTGATTTACAAAGGTTGGGTGGAGTTTACCTCGGATAAAAACAACAAAGACTGGAAAATAAAAGAATATAACCATAAGCAGCTTAACAGGTTTAATGGCGGACTGGCTTTTGGTGCCGGTTATAAATTGCTAAAGGGCGAAGGTTGGACGATTGGAGTAAGATATTACCAGGGGCTTACCGATGTGTTTAAACACAAGTCTGGAAGTATTCATCATTCCCTGCATTTTAAAGTAAATATTCCGATTGGTGTGGCGAAAACGGCCGAGGCTGCAGATTGA
- a CDS encoding acyl-CoA dehydrogenase family protein, with the protein MQTAITGLTPESNNDDPSSIPFSQFLENLKEKMKQVFHVRADIDQLSLKRGLPPFVMREIMSVNPLSVGIPKQFGGRGGVMKENIGLLAAASYESLALSLTFGINSALFLQPFGKFGQEEVKAPVFNRFLNEKAMGGLMITEPDYGSDALNMQTAYTKSESKFHLKGKKHWAGLTGWADFWLLSARQQSKSEKLQRDIDFFLCDVTAPGQNIVVEEFFENLGLYAIPYGRNHIDVQVPHTHKLVPETTGVKMMLDLLHRSRMQFPGMGMGFIQRMLDEALTHCKERRVGGKSLFGYDRVQHRLSKLQASFTICSAMCANSSEKAGLDVDLSGHGMEANAVKSVITDLMQEAAQSVVQLVGAKAYKLNHIAGRGTADSRPFQIFEGSNDILYAQISEGLVKMMKRAKEHNLFRFLKDYELTNKAVHFVKKQVDFNLNLQLPQRKLVEMGKIIGRVISMNQVLELSEKGFNKELIDGSVTFLQQEITKLMSVFTYSNNEKVVDAYNENTSWMNFVVE; encoded by the coding sequence ATGCAAACAGCTATAACCGGACTTACACCGGAATCCAATAACGATGATCCCTCATCCATTCCTTTTTCGCAATTTTTAGAAAACCTGAAAGAAAAAATGAAACAGGTATTTCATGTAAGGGCAGATATTGACCAATTGAGTTTAAAGCGGGGGCTTCCGCCATTTGTTATGCGCGAGATTATGTCGGTAAATCCCTTGTCGGTTGGTATTCCGAAACAATTTGGCGGACGAGGAGGAGTGATGAAAGAAAACATTGGCTTGCTGGCAGCAGCATCTTACGAATCCCTGGCCTTATCCTTAACTTTTGGCATTAACTCGGCCTTGTTTCTTCAACCTTTTGGAAAGTTTGGACAAGAAGAAGTGAAAGCACCCGTTTTCAATCGCTTTTTAAACGAAAAAGCCATGGGCGGACTTATGATTACCGAACCCGATTATGGCAGCGATGCACTGAATATGCAAACTGCCTACACAAAATCGGAATCGAAATTTCACCTGAAAGGAAAAAAACACTGGGCCGGATTAACCGGCTGGGCCGACTTCTGGTTGCTCTCAGCGCGTCAACAGTCAAAATCAGAAAAATTGCAACGCGACATTGACTTTTTTCTTTGCGATGTAACTGCTCCCGGTCAAAACATTGTAGTAGAAGAGTTTTTTGAAAACCTTGGCCTTTATGCCATCCCATACGGACGTAACCACATTGATGTACAAGTGCCACATACCCATAAACTGGTCCCCGAAACTACAGGAGTAAAAATGATGCTCGACCTGTTACACCGCAGCCGCATGCAGTTTCCGGGAATGGGAATGGGATTTATTCAGCGCATGCTGGATGAAGCACTCACACACTGCAAAGAAAGACGGGTAGGTGGTAAAAGTTTGTTTGGCTACGACCGTGTGCAGCACCGTTTATCGAAACTGCAGGCCTCGTTCACCATTTGCTCGGCCATGTGTGCCAATAGCAGCGAAAAAGCCGGGTTGGATGTCGACCTGTCGGGGCACGGAATGGAAGCCAACGCCGTAAAAAGTGTTATTACCGATTTAATGCAGGAAGCGGCACAATCGGTGGTGCAATTGGTAGGGGCAAAAGCCTATAAACTTAACCACATTGCCGGGCGTGGTACGGCTGATAGCCGGCCGTTTCAGATATTTGAAGGATCAAATGATATTCTTTATGCACAAATTTCGGAAGGATTGGTAAAAATGATGAAACGAGCCAAAGAACATAACCTCTTCCGGTTTCTGAAAGACTATGAGCTGACCAACAAGGCGGTTCATTTTGTAAAAAAACAGGTCGACTTTAACCTCAACCTTCAGCTACCACAACGTAAGTTGGTTGAAATGGGTAAGATCATCGGCCGGGTTATTTCAATGAACCAGGTATTGGAGCTTTCGGAAAAAGGTTTTAACAAAGAATTAATTGACGGCAGCGTGACCTTTCTGCAGCAGGAAATTACCAAATTGATGTCGGTATTTACCTATTCAAACAACGAAAAGGTGGTTGATGCTTACAACGAGAACACCTCGTGGATGAACTTTGTGGTGGAGTAA
- the mgrA gene encoding L-glyceraldehyde 3-phosphate reductase, producing the protein MTYLPKDSRYDTMQYKRCGKWGLKLPAVSLGLWHNFGGIDVFENGRAMLHRAFDLGITHFDLANNYGPPPGSAEENFGKILKQDFSAYRDELIISSKAGYLMWPGPYGEWGSRKYVLASLDQSLKRMGLEYVDIFYSHRPDPDTPLEETMMALDRAVRSGKALYVGISNYPADMAKEASRILKELGTPCLIHQPRYSMFERWVEAELLDVLEEEGIGCIPFSPLAQGLLTNKYLKGIPAGSRATREVFLKKEDVDSAHDKIVALNSIAVERNQSLAQMALAWVLRDKRITSVLIGASSVKQLDDNVETLKNLAFTVEELTAIEAILK; encoded by the coding sequence ATGACTTATTTACCAAAAGATTCGCGTTACGATACCATGCAGTACAAACGCTGCGGAAAATGGGGGCTAAAGTTACCGGCAGTATCTTTAGGCCTGTGGCATAACTTTGGCGGAATTGATGTATTTGAAAATGGCAGAGCCATGTTGCACCGGGCTTTTGATTTGGGAATTACCCATTTTGATTTGGCAAATAACTATGGCCCGCCTCCCGGATCGGCAGAGGAGAATTTCGGAAAAATTTTGAAACAGGATTTTAGTGCCTACCGCGATGAATTGATTATTTCGAGTAAAGCCGGTTACCTAATGTGGCCCGGGCCTTATGGCGAATGGGGGAGTAGAAAATATGTACTGGCCAGTTTAGACCAGAGTTTAAAACGAATGGGACTGGAGTATGTCGATATTTTTTATTCGCACAGGCCTGATCCGGATACACCACTTGAAGAAACAATGATGGCTCTTGATCGGGCGGTTCGATCGGGAAAAGCACTTTATGTGGGTATCTCAAATTATCCGGCCGACATGGCCAAAGAAGCTTCGCGCATATTAAAAGAATTAGGAACACCTTGCCTGATACACCAGCCCCGGTATTCGATGTTTGAACGATGGGTTGAGGCTGAATTACTGGATGTACTGGAAGAAGAAGGAATCGGTTGTATACCTTTTTCGCCATTGGCGCAGGGCTTGCTCACCAATAAATACCTGAAAGGCATTCCTGCCGGCTCAAGAGCCACACGCGAGGTTTTTCTGAAAAAGGAGGATGTGGATTCGGCACACGACAAAATTGTGGCACTTAATTCAATTGCCGTGGAGCGTAATCAGTCGTTGGCACAAATGGCGCTGGCCTGGGTGCTGCGCGATAAACGAATTACCTCGGTGTTAATTGGAGCCAGCTCGGTAAAACAACTGGATGATAATGTAGAAACGTTAAAAAATCTGGCTTTTACCGTTGAAGAGCTAACGGCAATTGAGGCTATTCTGAAATAA
- a CDS encoding universal stress protein, producing the protein MNEKLVTIVVLPLARAHILKMRLEDKGIKCELEDVHLIEGAATSTVRVKILETDLNEAFKEVDQLLGLKPETQKKSHKPGQILVPVDFSSVSEKAVEMAFNIANHLNTHLAIMHSYISPVRFSIPYGDIYPYDTTLLKQTEHAEEEANRQFKNFLARLVQTIGTENWEKVNPEYIVKPGFAEEDILAFAKEHPTRLIVIGRGGDRSWPGTVGSVTADVMYNAPVPVLVVPEEMQPKPVEQFKEVLYATNFDEKDFTALDKLMNIVKPYNVKVTCAHVGLPDEYGWDIARLEGMKDILHKKYESKEFECKLIMGNNVLDTLESSMENDNIDILALTTHKRNMISRLFNPSLARKMVFHTHIPLLVFHA; encoded by the coding sequence ATGAATGAAAAACTAGTCACAATTGTAGTTTTGCCTCTGGCGCGGGCCCATATTCTGAAAATGCGTTTAGAGGACAAAGGAATTAAATGCGAATTGGAAGATGTGCATTTAATTGAGGGAGCAGCCACATCAACCGTTCGGGTTAAAATTCTGGAAACCGACCTGAATGAAGCCTTTAAAGAAGTTGACCAGCTTCTTGGTTTAAAACCCGAAACACAGAAAAAAAGTCATAAACCCGGACAAATTCTTGTACCTGTTGATTTTTCAAGCGTTTCGGAAAAAGCTGTTGAAATGGCGTTTAACATTGCTAACCACCTGAATACGCACCTGGCAATAATGCACTCGTACATCAGCCCCGTGCGGTTTTCTATTCCGTATGGCGATATTTACCCCTACGATACTACGCTACTTAAACAAACCGAGCATGCCGAGGAGGAAGCCAACCGCCAATTCAAGAACTTTTTAGCAAGGCTTGTACAAACTATCGGCACCGAGAACTGGGAAAAAGTAAACCCGGAATACATTGTGAAACCCGGTTTTGCTGAAGAAGATATTCTGGCCTTTGCGAAAGAACACCCTACCCGGCTGATTGTTATTGGCCGCGGTGGCGACCGTTCGTGGCCAGGCACTGTTGGCAGCGTAACTGCCGATGTTATGTACAATGCTCCGGTGCCCGTATTGGTGGTTCCCGAAGAAATGCAACCCAAGCCGGTTGAGCAGTTTAAAGAGGTGTTATACGCCACCAATTTTGATGAGAAAGATTTTACTGCACTGGATAAACTAATGAATATTGTTAAACCATACAACGTAAAAGTTACCTGCGCACATGTTGGACTGCCCGACGAATATGGCTGGGACATTGCCCGCCTGGAAGGCATGAAAGATATTCTGCACAAAAAATATGAGAGTAAAGAGTTTGAATGTAAACTGATTATGGGTAACAACGTGTTGGATACGCTTGAAAGCTCGATGGAAAACGACAACATCGATATTCTGGCACTAACAACACATAAACGCAACATGATTTCACGCTTGTTTAATCCAAGCCTGGCGCGCAAAATGGTATTTCACACCCATATACCTTTGCTGGTGTTTCATGCCTGA
- a CDS encoding ATP-binding protein, whose amino-acid sequence MKQRIVPIINLLIILLLVHPSVSFALAATSNQADSLRQVIEKTTGKKQINAQLDLAMHLFERKNEAAKEQAALALLSAKKIGDSALHMRAYFVMGRVSHVISNIQLSQAYLDSALTLAAQLDDNYYKSEILLRTGINQHTQGEHLLALQSFNTAIQTGRMSENFRTVGASYSMMGTIFRVNGLYDRAIEYIIKSKLSYQKAEYTEGYAWTAYLLGRIYADLHLYDKAMEYFQDALKTYSDLAEIDENPNGLAICYEQIGMLNLEAGATDEARKNIEFTLGIHRESKSKYGISNSYKNLGRIEFASGNYTLAEQYLMQALDSKAEIGDLLSQPSIYSYLGQTKIKQGKAKQGLGLIEKGLEQAILNNQKRVQFDIYSILSQIYLEFNLLEKALSCQQQQINIQDSMLLGAANIKMDQLQGIYEIDAKNSQIAQLQQENEINALKLKQHRASILYMVLGIFLAILIAAIIFVFYRRLRQNNLQLAEANEAKNKFLAIIAHDLRGPTHTQTAFLDHLIQEFDSISPNELKNLLQIIHQSSENTSNLLDNLLLWAQSQVKKMEVKPVALNLADVINKALGNLHQAANLKQINFAIDTKEQLMVYSDPNMLQTVVRNLVSNSIKFTPRGGSIAVKTCEAKQNEVCITITDTGVGMSAEKLSKLFDIGTKSNSPGTENEKSTGLGLVLVKDFVEKNNGTIHIESEKGKGTSVVVTLPAA is encoded by the coding sequence ATGAAGCAAAGGATTGTACCAATTATTAATTTGCTTATCATTTTACTGCTTGTTCATCCATCAGTATCTTTTGCATTGGCAGCTACCAGCAACCAGGCCGATAGTCTGCGACAGGTTATTGAAAAAACAACAGGAAAGAAACAGATAAATGCGCAGTTGGATTTGGCCATGCACCTTTTTGAAAGAAAAAATGAGGCTGCCAAAGAACAAGCTGCACTGGCTTTACTGTCTGCCAAAAAAATCGGCGATTCAGCGCTGCATATGCGTGCCTATTTTGTTATGGGCCGTGTAAGTCATGTAATTAGCAATATTCAGCTTTCGCAAGCCTACCTCGATAGTGCTCTTACCCTGGCTGCACAACTTGATGACAATTATTATAAAAGCGAAATACTATTACGCACCGGTATTAACCAACATACCCAGGGCGAACATTTGTTAGCACTGCAATCGTTTAACACCGCCATCCAAACCGGGCGAATGTCGGAAAACTTCCGAACTGTTGGTGCCTCGTACTCTATGATGGGAACAATTTTTAGAGTAAACGGACTGTACGACCGTGCTATTGAATACATTATTAAATCGAAACTTAGTTACCAGAAAGCCGAATACACCGAAGGATATGCATGGACAGCTTATCTACTGGGGCGTATATATGCCGATTTACATTTATACGACAAGGCAATGGAGTATTTCCAGGATGCCCTGAAAACCTATTCGGATTTGGCTGAAATTGACGAAAACCCAAACGGACTGGCCATTTGCTACGAACAAATAGGCATGCTTAACCTGGAAGCAGGAGCTACCGATGAAGCACGAAAAAATATCGAATTCACCTTAGGTATTCACCGGGAAAGCAAATCAAAATATGGCATCTCCAATTCGTACAAAAACCTGGGGCGCATTGAATTTGCTTCGGGAAATTACACACTGGCCGAACAATACCTGATGCAGGCTCTCGACTCAAAAGCCGAAATTGGAGATTTACTCAGTCAGCCATCCATCTATTCGTACCTGGGGCAAACAAAAATAAAACAGGGCAAAGCAAAGCAAGGTCTCGGGCTAATTGAAAAAGGACTTGAACAAGCCATTCTAAACAACCAAAAACGCGTTCAATTCGACATTTATTCAATTTTAAGCCAGATCTACCTTGAATTTAACCTGCTGGAAAAGGCGCTATCGTGTCAACAGCAACAAATAAACATACAGGATTCAATGCTTTTAGGTGCTGCCAATATAAAAATGGACCAGCTACAGGGGATTTACGAAATTGATGCTAAAAACAGCCAGATAGCACAACTGCAGCAAGAAAATGAAATTAATGCTTTGAAACTTAAACAACACCGCGCATCTATTTTATACATGGTGCTTGGCATTTTTCTGGCCATACTTATTGCAGCCATTATTTTTGTTTTTTACCGCAGACTGCGCCAAAACAACCTGCAATTGGCCGAAGCCAATGAAGCAAAAAACAAGTTTCTGGCTATTATTGCCCACGACCTGCGAGGGCCAACCCACACACAAACAGCCTTCCTCGATCATTTAATCCAGGAATTTGATTCCATCAGTCCCAACGAACTTAAAAACTTACTGCAAATTATTCATCAGTCGTCGGAAAATACCAGCAACCTGCTCGACAATCTGTTGCTGTGGGCACAGTCGCAGGTGAAAAAGATGGAAGTAAAACCAGTGGCCTTAAATCTTGCCGATGTAATAAATAAGGCACTTGGCAATTTGCACCAGGCCGCCAACCTAAAACAAATAAACTTCGCCATCGATACTAAGGAACAATTAATGGTTTATTCCGACCCGAATATGTTGCAAACAGTAGTACGCAACCTGGTTAGCAACTCCATAAAATTTACGCCACGTGGCGGTTCTATTGCCGTAAAAACCTGCGAAGCCAAACAAAACGAGGTGTGTATAACCATTACCGACACCGGTGTTGGCATGAGTGCCGAAAAGCTTTCGAAACTTTTTGATATTGGTACCAAAAGTAATTCGCCGGGTACCGAAAATGAAAAAAGCACCGGCCTGGGACTGGTTTTGGTAAAAGATTTTGTGGAGAAAAATAATGGAACCATCCACATTGAAAGCGAAAAAGGCAAAGGCACTTCGGTTGTTGTTACACTTCCTGCTGCCTAA